One window of the Natrinema sp. CBA1119 genome contains the following:
- a CDS encoding DoxX family protein encodes MSTREVELESTVGGLTAKGKLHTLSVWFILALRLMIGLAFLQSGVDKVLSGEFSASGYLQNAPPANGSPVADLFVSMGNTPWFVDFVNIAVPWGEVLIGLGVLLGAMTRLAAFFGAFMMLLFYLGNWDVAHGYINGDFAYMLVFLSVAAFGAGRIFGLDRYIESYEIDGQPLVERYPWARYFLG; translated from the coding sequence ATGTCAACTCGAGAAGTCGAACTCGAAAGTACGGTTGGCGGGCTCACGGCGAAAGGGAAACTCCACACGTTGAGCGTGTGGTTCATTCTCGCGCTCCGGTTGATGATCGGGCTCGCGTTCCTCCAGAGCGGCGTCGACAAGGTCCTCTCGGGCGAGTTCTCCGCGAGCGGCTATCTACAGAACGCACCGCCGGCGAACGGCAGTCCCGTCGCGGACCTCTTCGTTTCGATGGGGAACACGCCCTGGTTCGTCGACTTCGTAAACATCGCCGTGCCGTGGGGAGAGGTCCTCATCGGACTCGGGGTACTCCTCGGCGCGATGACCCGGCTCGCAGCGTTCTTCGGCGCGTTCATGATGCTGCTCTTCTACCTCGGGAACTGGGACGTCGCCCACGGCTATATCAACGGCGACTTCGCGTACATGCTCGTATTCCTCTCCGTTGCCGCCTTCGGTGCCGGCCGAATATTCGGACTCGATCGATACATCGAATCGTACGAAATCGACGGGCAGCCCCTCGTCGAGCGGTACCCGTGGGCTCGGTATTTCCTCGGGTGA
- the mct gene encoding succinyl-CoA:mesaconate CoA-transferase, translating to MGALSNLRVVDLTQVLAGPYCTMLLADLGADVVKIERPGGDMIRSNPPFVDDPGEEAYGGYFQSVNRGKKSIELNLGDDEDRADFLSLIEEADVVVENYRSGTMEKYDLGYETLKEHNPDLIYSSIRGFGDPRTGETERQGQPSFDLIAQALGGVMETTGQPDGPPTKTGPGVGDLFTATLNCIGILAAVNHREQTGEGQYVDTAMYDSMLSFTERAVYQQSYTGEAPTRRGNSHPTLFPYNAFETDDGYTVIAAFNNNHWAELCDVMDREDLAEAYPTTPERLENRDALRAELAEWAADLTNDELVGKLEGRVPAAPVQTTEEIFDDPHVYARDMLVPVEQPGADRDVEIAGNPIKMSETNPEPRGRAPLLDEHREELLGEDAETADD from the coding sequence ATGGGAGCACTCTCGAACCTTCGCGTCGTGGATCTGACCCAGGTGCTCGCCGGGCCGTACTGTACGATGCTGCTCGCAGACCTGGGCGCGGACGTCGTCAAGATCGAACGACCCGGTGGCGACATGATCCGGTCGAACCCGCCGTTCGTCGACGACCCCGGAGAAGAAGCCTACGGGGGCTACTTCCAGAGCGTCAACCGCGGCAAGAAGAGCATCGAACTGAACCTCGGCGACGACGAGGACCGCGCGGACTTCCTCTCGCTCATCGAGGAGGCCGACGTCGTCGTCGAGAACTACCGCTCGGGGACGATGGAGAAGTACGATCTGGGCTACGAGACGCTGAAAGAGCACAACCCCGATCTCATCTACTCCTCGATTCGGGGCTTTGGCGACCCGCGAACCGGCGAGACGGAACGGCAGGGCCAGCCCTCTTTCGACCTCATCGCCCAGGCGCTGGGCGGCGTCATGGAGACCACCGGACAGCCCGACGGCCCGCCGACGAAGACCGGGCCCGGCGTCGGCGACCTCTTTACGGCGACGCTGAACTGCATCGGCATTCTGGCGGCAGTCAACCACCGCGAGCAGACCGGTGAGGGCCAGTACGTCGACACCGCCATGTACGACTCGATGCTCAGCTTCACCGAGCGCGCCGTCTACCAGCAGTCGTACACGGGCGAGGCCCCCACTCGTCGGGGCAACTCCCACCCCACGCTCTTTCCCTACAACGCTTTCGAGACTGACGACGGCTACACCGTCATCGCCGCGTTCAACAACAACCACTGGGCGGAACTCTGCGACGTGATGGACCGCGAAGACCTCGCCGAGGCGTATCCGACGACGCCGGAGCGACTCGAGAACCGCGACGCGCTCCGAGCCGAACTCGCCGAGTGGGCCGCCGACCTGACCAACGACGAACTCGTCGGCAAACTCGAGGGGCGCGTCCCCGCCGCGCCGGTGCAGACGACCGAAGAAATCTTCGACGATCCGCACGTCTACGCGCGGGATATGCTCGTGCCGGTCGAACAGCCCGGAGCCGACAGGGACGTCGAAATCGCGGGCAATCCGATCAAGATGAGCGAGACGAACCCCGAGCCCCGCGGTCGCGCGCCGCTGCTCGACGAGCACCGCGAGGAACTACTGGGTGAGGACGCCGAGACGGCCGACGACTGA
- the glmS gene encoding methylaspartate mutase subunit S: MVATTMSQTVVLGVIGSDAHVVGITILEQAFSAAGFDVVNLGVQTSQEDFAEAAVAHDAEAVLVSSLYGHAEQDCQGFHSVLEDAGVDAVSYIGGNLAVGQDEFEQTRKTFRELGFDRVFDSETDPEDAIAALHEDLQIKPTESERATISS; the protein is encoded by the coding sequence ATGGTTGCGACTACGATGTCCCAAACGGTCGTCCTCGGCGTGATCGGCTCAGATGCCCACGTCGTTGGCATCACAATCTTAGAGCAAGCCTTCAGTGCAGCCGGCTTCGATGTCGTGAACCTCGGCGTCCAGACCTCCCAGGAGGACTTCGCCGAGGCCGCAGTAGCGCACGACGCGGAGGCCGTACTGGTCTCCTCGCTCTACGGCCACGCCGAGCAGGACTGTCAGGGATTCCACAGTGTCCTCGAGGACGCGGGCGTCGACGCGGTCAGCTATATCGGCGGCAACCTCGCCGTCGGACAGGACGAGTTCGAGCAGACCCGGAAAACGTTCCGAGAGCTCGGATTCGACCGCGTCTTCGATTCCGAAACCGATCCCGAAGACGCGATCGCCGCGCTCCACGAAGACCTCCAGATTAAACCGACGGAGTCGGAACGGGCGACTATCAGTTCGTAG
- a CDS encoding methylaspartate mutase subunit E: MIRDERIPSDELRRIDEEIRSDWHTGEDVDFEDAIAYHESLPDHKRFADVLESADKPLLQPRAGVPRLDDQIELLRYLLEEGQADLLPTTIDSYTRDNEYEKAQQGLDKALETGDDTLNGFPAVNHGVDGCRELIDAVDAPIEVRHGTPDARLLAAITFAGGFQSFEGGPISYNIPYTKRHGLEETIEKWQFVDRLAGAYTERGVRINREPFGPLTGTLVPPSIAIAIMIVEGKLAATQGVRSITLGYGQVGNIVQDVAALHALKKLGNEYLPDEVVVTTVFHEWMGGFPPDEARANGVISFGGMTAAIAQPDKVITKSPQEFQGVPTMEANSAGLRTTRQVIDMAIEQQIDIDGIEEEQDLIERETRCLMDTIFDHGDGDVVQGTLKAFDSGALDVPFAPSDSAAGAVLPARDDDGRVRIFEWADLEMDEDIKEIHRARLSQRADTEGREQSFRMVADDVDAISDGKLIGRPQGDASP; this comes from the coding sequence ATGATACGAGACGAACGCATTCCATCCGACGAGCTACGGCGTATCGACGAAGAGATCCGATCTGACTGGCACACGGGCGAAGACGTCGACTTCGAGGACGCCATCGCGTACCACGAGTCGCTGCCCGACCACAAGCGATTCGCCGACGTCCTCGAGTCGGCCGACAAGCCCCTCCTGCAGCCGCGAGCCGGCGTCCCCCGGCTCGACGATCAGATCGAACTCCTTCGATACCTCCTCGAGGAGGGCCAGGCGGATCTCCTCCCGACGACTATCGACTCGTACACGCGTGACAATGAGTACGAGAAGGCCCAGCAGGGTCTCGACAAGGCCCTCGAGACGGGCGACGACACCCTGAACGGCTTCCCGGCCGTCAACCACGGGGTAGACGGCTGTCGCGAACTGATCGACGCGGTCGACGCGCCGATCGAAGTGCGCCACGGCACCCCGGACGCTCGGCTGCTCGCGGCGATCACCTTCGCCGGCGGTTTCCAGAGCTTCGAGGGGGGTCCGATCTCCTACAACATTCCGTACACGAAACGCCACGGGCTCGAGGAGACCATCGAGAAGTGGCAGTTCGTCGACCGGCTGGCGGGAGCCTACACCGAACGCGGTGTGCGGATCAACCGCGAGCCGTTCGGACCGCTCACCGGCACCCTCGTCCCGCCGTCGATCGCGATCGCGATCATGATCGTCGAGGGGAAGTTGGCGGCGACGCAGGGCGTGCGCTCGATCACGCTCGGCTACGGTCAGGTCGGCAACATCGTTCAGGACGTGGCCGCCCTACACGCGCTCAAGAAGTTAGGCAACGAGTATCTGCCCGACGAGGTCGTCGTCACCACCGTCTTCCACGAGTGGATGGGCGGCTTCCCGCCGGATGAGGCCCGCGCGAACGGCGTCATCAGCTTCGGCGGCATGACCGCCGCCATCGCACAACCGGACAAGGTCATCACCAAGTCACCCCAGGAGTTCCAGGGGGTGCCGACTATGGAGGCCAACTCGGCCGGGCTGCGCACGACGCGTCAGGTCATCGACATGGCGATCGAACAGCAGATCGACATCGACGGCATCGAGGAGGAACAGGACCTCATCGAGCGCGAAACCCGCTGTCTGATGGACACCATCTTCGACCACGGCGACGGCGACGTCGTCCAGGGGACGCTCAAGGCCTTCGACTCCGGTGCGCTCGACGTCCCCTTCGCACCCAGCGACAGCGCGGCAGGTGCCGTCCTGCCCGCGCGGGACGACGACGGTCGCGTCCGCATCTTCGAGTGGGCCGACCTCGAGATGGACGAGGACATCAAGGAGATTCACCGCGCCCGACTGTCCCAACGCGCGGACACCGAAGGGCGCGAGCAGTCGTTCCGGATGGTCGCGGACGACGTGGACGCGATCAGCGACGGCAAACTCATCGGCCGACCGCAGGGTGACGCCTCACCATGA
- a CDS encoding methylaspartate ammonia-lyase, which produces MNITGIYATPGYSGFFFDDQRAIKQGAEHDGFTYEGEPVTDGFDEIRQAGESIIVDIELADGTVVRGDCAAVQYSGAGGRDPLFKAEEYAPVIEGPVADELEGRDATEFLDNAELLEEMEVDGDRLHTAIRYGVSQALLAAAAEAEKTTQTDVMADALGTEPATEPVPVFGQSGDDRYNNTEKMFVKGVPVLPHALINSVEKIGENGEVLLEYVEWLVERSQELGPEGYDPRFHIDVYGMIGEIFGAPYDRDEVVDYFAALEEAAAPYPIQIEGPMDVGDRADQIDAMVELREGLDAANVDVDIVADEWCNTFEDVQAFVDAGAADLVQVKTPDLGGIHRSGQAVRYCDGTDTRAYLGGTCNETETSARACAHVALATNAAQVLAKPGMGFDEGYMIVENEMRRTVARRKRKQLPTDAETDEVTADD; this is translated from the coding sequence ATGAATATTACAGGAATTTACGCAACGCCCGGCTACTCCGGGTTTTTCTTCGACGACCAGCGCGCGATCAAGCAGGGAGCGGAACACGACGGCTTCACCTACGAGGGCGAGCCGGTCACCGACGGCTTCGACGAGATTCGCCAGGCCGGCGAGTCGATCATCGTCGACATCGAACTCGCCGACGGCACCGTGGTCCGGGGCGACTGCGCCGCGGTCCAGTACTCCGGTGCCGGCGGGCGCGACCCGCTGTTCAAAGCCGAGGAGTACGCCCCCGTCATCGAGGGCCCCGTCGCCGACGAACTCGAGGGCCGAGATGCGACCGAGTTCCTCGACAACGCCGAATTGCTCGAGGAGATGGAAGTTGACGGCGACCGACTCCACACGGCGATCCGCTACGGCGTCTCGCAGGCGCTGCTCGCCGCGGCTGCTGAAGCCGAGAAGACGACGCAGACGGACGTCATGGCAGATGCGCTGGGCACTGAGCCCGCGACGGAGCCGGTGCCGGTCTTCGGCCAGTCCGGCGACGACCGCTACAACAACACCGAGAAGATGTTCGTCAAGGGCGTCCCCGTTTTGCCCCACGCGCTCATCAACAGCGTCGAGAAGATCGGCGAGAACGGCGAGGTCCTCCTCGAGTACGTGGAGTGGCTCGTCGAGCGCTCCCAGGAGCTGGGCCCCGAGGGGTACGACCCTCGCTTCCACATCGACGTCTACGGCATGATCGGCGAGATCTTCGGCGCGCCCTACGACCGCGACGAAGTGGTCGACTACTTCGCTGCGCTCGAGGAAGCCGCAGCCCCCTACCCGATTCAGATCGAAGGGCCGATGGACGTCGGCGACCGGGCCGACCAGATCGATGCGATGGTCGAGCTCCGCGAGGGGCTCGACGCTGCCAACGTCGACGTCGATATCGTAGCCGACGAGTGGTGTAACACCTTCGAGGACGTGCAGGCGTTCGTCGACGCGGGCGCGGCCGACCTCGTGCAGGTCAAGACGCCCGACCTGGGCGGGATCCACCGAAGCGGACAGGCGGTCCGCTACTGCGATGGGACAGACACCCGCGCCTACCTCGGGGGTACCTGTAACGAGACGGAGACCTCCGCACGTGCCTGCGCCCACGTCGCGCTCGCGACGAACGCCGCGCAGGTGCTCGCAAAGCCCGGTATGGGCTTCGACGAGGGGTACATGATCGTCGAAAACGAGATGCGACGGACGGTCGCCCGACGGAAACGAAAACAGTTACCAACTGATGCAGAGACGGACGAGGTGACTGCAGATGACTGA
- the mch gene encoding 2-methylfumaryl-CoA hydratase: MTDWTDPDTFAQVLEHVETKEKGNCFEDFEEGDVIEHDPGLTLTQFGNESWMSQTLNHDPAYWRSDAAAERGFDEPPVHPDYLTAATLGITVEDLSEKGGYFLGRTDVRFPTAPVYTGTELHVESEVVNRATSSSRPEYGIVSWRTRGKDAETGDVLCSYERTNMIPRREPMATDGSGERTDGSRSSSELRSDGGAATAEDDGDDGPELPEEFIAPEGGYFEDFVGALEEADDENAAVAYRHERGRTQDDVTVASLPLSTLNTAKQHHNVDVMSDSPSGSIVTYGDVTRSTALGHARSDEETWREVGFDDESFHTFVAVGDTVYAFTRVLEAEADASSEEAGTVTFEHIAFNQDDEPVYSGTRTAEIRKRSN, from the coding sequence ATGACTGACTGGACCGATCCGGACACGTTCGCACAGGTGCTCGAGCACGTCGAGACCAAAGAGAAGGGCAATTGCTTCGAGGACTTCGAGGAGGGGGACGTCATCGAACACGACCCCGGCCTTACGCTCACCCAGTTCGGCAACGAGTCCTGGATGAGTCAGACCCTGAACCACGACCCCGCCTACTGGCGGAGCGACGCTGCCGCGGAACGCGGCTTCGACGAACCGCCGGTTCACCCCGACTATCTCACCGCAGCCACCCTCGGCATCACCGTCGAGGACTTGAGCGAGAAGGGAGGCTACTTCCTCGGCCGCACCGACGTCCGGTTCCCCACCGCACCGGTCTATACGGGCACCGAACTCCACGTCGAGAGCGAGGTTGTCAACCGCGCGACCTCGAGTTCCCGACCCGAGTACGGCATCGTCTCCTGGCGCACCCGCGGCAAGGACGCCGAAACTGGCGACGTGCTCTGTTCGTACGAGCGGACGAACATGATCCCGCGCCGCGAGCCGATGGCGACGGACGGAAGCGGTGAGCGAACCGACGGTTCGCGATCCTCGTCGGAGCTGCGCTCCGACGGTGGTGCCGCAACCGCCGAGGACGACGGCGACGACGGCCCCGAACTCCCCGAGGAGTTCATCGCGCCCGAGGGCGGCTACTTCGAGGACTTCGTCGGCGCGCTCGAGGAAGCTGACGACGAGAACGCCGCCGTCGCCTACCGCCACGAGCGCGGCCGCACACAAGACGACGTGACCGTCGCTTCGCTACCGCTTTCGACGCTCAACACGGCCAAACAGCACCATAACGTCGACGTGATGAGCGACTCGCCGTCGGGCAGTATCGTCACCTACGGCGACGTAACTCGGTCGACCGCGCTGGGCCACGCCCGCTCGGACGAAGAAACGTGGCGCGAGGTCGGCTTCGACGACGAATCGTTCCACACGTTCGTCGCCGTCGGCGACACCGTCTACGCATTCACGCGCGTGCTCGAGGCCGAAGCGGACGCCTCGAGCGAGGAGGCGGGAACGGTCACCTTCGAACACATCGCGTTCAACCAGGACGACGAACCCGTCTACTCCGGAACCCGAACCGCGGAGATTCGAAAGCGTTCTAACTAA
- the citE gene encoding L-malyl-CoA/beta-methylmalyl-CoA lyase: MTDDIRLCRTFQTAPAAVPKDDSAKYLVSALEAEGFQAPDWLVPDMEDGTAPDMKAEGLENTIEKVPEYDFPGEIWPRVEWSYEDEEYCDKGRNQIDRLVGEIGDEIDGVVVPKVGRLEDVKRAAEVVAEAEAEHGYDDGSIGLSIIIETGRARSDLREISKFGEDSRLTALVFGPVDYAAELGGRDLGDGMPRWDGLLEALSNESSAAGLLSIGGPFDDLFKERAGLTYYNADAYADQVEHEAQLGLDGSWSLYPKQTIQANTVHMPTPEELERDVHKIERFNEAKREGTGAVTIDGQMVDEATFKNFRNTVQQVRAIDDIRPEQTEEYYDAALLDRARDLELSYR; the protein is encoded by the coding sequence ATGACTGACGACATCCGACTCTGCCGTACGTTCCAGACCGCACCGGCCGCCGTTCCGAAAGACGACTCGGCGAAGTACCTCGTCTCCGCCCTCGAGGCGGAGGGGTTCCAGGCACCCGACTGGCTCGTCCCCGACATGGAAGACGGGACGGCACCGGACATGAAAGCCGAGGGCCTCGAGAACACCATCGAGAAGGTTCCCGAGTACGACTTCCCCGGCGAGATCTGGCCCCGCGTCGAGTGGAGCTACGAGGACGAGGAGTACTGCGACAAGGGGCGCAACCAGATCGACCGCCTCGTCGGCGAAATCGGCGACGAGATCGACGGCGTCGTCGTCCCCAAGGTCGGCCGCCTCGAGGACGTGAAACGCGCCGCCGAGGTCGTCGCCGAAGCCGAGGCCGAACACGGCTACGACGACGGCTCGATCGGCCTCTCGATCATCATCGAGACCGGCCGCGCCCGCTCCGACCTGCGCGAGATTTCCAAGTTCGGCGAGGACTCCCGACTCACTGCGCTCGTCTTCGGGCCCGTCGACTACGCCGCCGAACTCGGCGGCCGCGACCTCGGCGACGGCATGCCACGCTGGGACGGCCTGCTCGAGGCCCTCTCGAACGAGTCCAGCGCCGCGGGCCTGCTCTCGATCGGCGGTCCCTTCGACGACCTGTTCAAAGAGCGCGCCGGCCTGACCTACTACAACGCGGACGCCTACGCGGATCAGGTCGAACACGAAGCGCAACTCGGTCTCGACGGTTCCTGGTCGCTGTACCCCAAGCAGACGATTCAGGCCAACACCGTCCACATGCCGACGCCCGAGGAACTCGAGCGCGACGTCCACAAGATCGAGCGCTTCAACGAGGCCAAGCGCGAGGGAACCGGCGCGGTCACCATCGACGGTCAGATGGTCGACGAGGCCACCTTCAAGAACTTCCGCAACACGGTCCAGCAGGTCCGTGCAATCGACGACATCCGACCCGAACAGACCGAAGAGTACTACGACGCAGCGCTGCTCGACCGAGCGCGCGACCTCGAGCTGTCCTACCGCTGA
- a CDS encoding GntP family permease, whose protein sequence is MAYVPLQAVEFAHSPLITFIVGLVAVVALLVWLDLPAFIGLIMAAFTVGVVNAVFVADFSAADAGSLVATAFGENMAGIGIPILMAAVIGKSMLESGAAQRIIRGFQNVLGESNSDISLLGSSSFLAVPVFFDSVFYLMAPLARSMRARVGRDYTLFIVVVGAGAATTHVFVPPTPGPLAVAAELGTDLGATIAIGIVTAIPAAILAGLVYGRWINARLDIPLRDTMSTTTEELEDVAAKPTSALPGMLEASAPVVLAVVLIASLTVVDGFGDVVPSLETFRPVAAFLGNKNVALTIAALAAAYSFRRHNDLSRDEWTDELTEALKSGGNIAAITAAGGAFGALLAASGIGSYLAGGLQDIGIGLLVTAWLIAAIVRIAQGSATAAMLTAAGIMAPLTGQLEVHTAYLVMVIGAGANIFSWYNDSGFWLVKEIGGLTQGETLRTWTVLTTIISISGLLTSLLLSTIFPFA, encoded by the coding sequence ATGGCGTACGTGCCGCTACAGGCGGTCGAGTTCGCGCATAGTCCATTAATTACGTTCATCGTCGGTCTCGTCGCAGTCGTCGCGTTGCTTGTGTGGCTCGACCTCCCGGCGTTCATCGGATTGATTATGGCGGCGTTCACCGTCGGCGTCGTCAACGCGGTCTTCGTCGCTGACTTCAGCGCGGCCGATGCCGGCTCTCTGGTCGCGACCGCGTTCGGAGAGAACATGGCCGGGATCGGGATCCCGATCCTGATGGCCGCAGTCATCGGCAAGTCGATGCTCGAGAGCGGAGCGGCCCAGCGGATCATCCGGGGCTTCCAGAACGTCCTCGGCGAGTCCAACTCGGACATCTCCCTGCTCGGGAGTAGTTCCTTCCTGGCCGTGCCCGTCTTCTTCGACAGCGTCTTCTACCTCATGGCACCCCTCGCACGGTCGATGCGCGCCCGCGTGGGGCGAGACTACACCCTATTCATCGTCGTTGTGGGGGCCGGTGCGGCGACGACGCACGTCTTCGTCCCCCCGACACCGGGACCGCTGGCTGTTGCAGCGGAGTTGGGGACGGACCTGGGAGCGACGATCGCCATCGGAATCGTGACCGCGATCCCGGCAGCGATCCTCGCCGGCCTCGTCTACGGCCGGTGGATCAACGCCAGGCTCGACATCCCGCTTCGCGACACAATGTCGACGACGACCGAGGAGCTCGAGGACGTCGCCGCCAAGCCGACCAGCGCCTTGCCAGGCATGCTCGAGGCCTCGGCGCCGGTCGTGCTGGCGGTCGTCCTCATCGCGTCGCTGACCGTCGTCGACGGGTTCGGGGACGTCGTCCCGTCGCTCGAAACCTTTCGACCGGTCGCCGCCTTCCTCGGGAACAAGAACGTCGCGCTCACGATCGCTGCCCTCGCCGCTGCGTACTCCTTCAGGCGACACAACGACCTCTCCCGTGACGAGTGGACCGACGAACTCACGGAGGCGCTGAAAAGCGGCGGGAACATCGCGGCCATCACCGCCGCCGGCGGCGCGTTCGGGGCCCTCCTCGCGGCCTCGGGGATCGGGAGCTACCTCGCAGGTGGCCTCCAGGACATCGGTATCGGCCTGCTGGTCACTGCCTGGCTCATCGCCGCGATCGTTCGCATCGCACAGGGCTCGGCGACGGCCGCGATGCTGACGGCCGCCGGGATCATGGCTCCCCTTACCGGCCAGCTCGAGGTCCACACCGCCTACCTCGTGATGGTGATCGGCGCCGGTGCTAACATCTTCTCGTGGTACAACGACTCCGGCTTCTGGCTGGTGAAGGAGATCGGCGGGCTCACGCAGGGCGAGACGCTCCGGACGTGGACCGTCCTGACGACGATCATCTCCATCTCCGGGCTACTCACGAGCCTGCTACTCTCGACGATCTTCCCGTTCGCGTAA
- a CDS encoding uracil-DNA glycosylase family protein, translated as MDEECRNCPALCETRTQVVHGYGDVGADFLFVGERPTAHADETGVPFAGEGGSDGDGELRRILERLGLCAIDSPADEPELENVYLTNLTRCRDPDRRPTDEETGNCEPYLNAEIRMINPEILVPVGDRALTELGVEYTTTPADELVLPDDHATRIRGRGFELVPMIDPREQTDEQTQAWLETFAELMASDYRQTKGRQGR; from the coding sequence ATGGACGAGGAGTGTCGGAACTGTCCGGCGCTCTGTGAGACGCGCACGCAGGTCGTCCACGGCTACGGCGACGTCGGCGCTGACTTCCTCTTCGTGGGGGAGCGGCCGACGGCCCACGCGGACGAGACGGGCGTTCCGTTCGCCGGCGAGGGCGGCAGCGACGGTGACGGCGAACTGCGACGGATTCTCGAGCGGCTGGGCCTTTGTGCCATCGACTCGCCCGCGGACGAACCCGAACTCGAGAACGTCTATCTGACGAACCTGACTCGCTGTCGCGACCCCGATCGTCGCCCGACCGACGAGGAGACCGGTAACTGCGAGCCCTATCTCAACGCGGAAATTCGGATGATCAACCCCGAAATACTCGTTCCCGTTGGCGACCGAGCGCTGACGGAACTCGGCGTCGAATACACGACGACCCCAGCTGACGAGCTCGTGCTCCCCGACGATCACGCGACGCGGATTCGCGGTCGCGGCTTCGAACTGGTCCCGATGATTGATCCGCGCGAGCAGACCGACGAGCAGACGCAGGCGTGGCTCGAGACCTTCGCGGAGCTGATGGCGTCGGACTATCGGCAGACGAAGGGGCGGCAGGGACGATAA
- a CDS encoding Mrp/NBP35 family ATP-binding protein translates to MDESAVRDRLRTVEDPELGDDIVSLGLVNDITVDGDQVDIDLALGAPYSPSESDIAAEVREVLTAEGLEADLTASVPDRDDLTSEEQVLPNVKNVIAVASGKGGVGKSTVAVNLAAGLSQLGARVGLFDADVYGPNVPRMVDADEPPMATEDETLVPPEKYGVKLMSMAFLTGEDDPVIWRGPMVHKVITQLTEDVEWGHLDYLVVDLPPGTGDTQLTMLQTMPVTGAVIVTTPQDVALDDARKGLEMFAKHDTVVLGIAENMSTFACPDCGGEHDIFGSGGGEDFADEHELPFLGSIPLDPAVREGGDGGKPTVLKDGDGTSDALRTITENVANNTGIVHRQAISQSRRNEAASPDR, encoded by the coding sequence ATGGACGAATCCGCCGTTCGCGACCGCCTCCGGACGGTCGAAGATCCGGAACTCGGCGACGATATCGTGTCGCTCGGGCTGGTCAACGACATCACCGTCGACGGCGATCAGGTCGATATCGATCTCGCACTGGGTGCTCCTTACTCGCCAAGCGAGAGCGACATCGCTGCGGAGGTACGCGAGGTGCTCACCGCCGAGGGCCTCGAGGCGGACCTCACCGCGAGCGTGCCCGATCGCGACGATCTCACCAGCGAGGAACAGGTACTGCCGAACGTCAAGAACGTCATCGCCGTCGCCTCCGGAAAGGGCGGCGTCGGCAAGTCGACCGTCGCGGTCAACCTCGCCGCCGGGCTCTCGCAGCTCGGTGCCCGCGTCGGCCTCTTCGACGCCGACGTCTACGGGCCGAACGTGCCGCGGATGGTCGACGCGGACGAGCCGCCGATGGCCACCGAAGACGAGACCCTCGTGCCGCCCGAGAAGTACGGCGTGAAGCTGATGAGCATGGCGTTCCTCACCGGCGAGGACGATCCCGTCATCTGGCGCGGTCCGATGGTCCACAAGGTCATCACCCAGTTGACGGAGGACGTCGAGTGGGGCCACCTCGACTACCTCGTCGTCGACCTCCCGCCGGGGACTGGCGACACCCAGCTAACGATGCTCCAGACCATGCCCGTCACCGGCGCGGTCATCGTCACGACCCCACAGGACGTCGCGCTGGACGACGCCCGGAAGGGCCTCGAGATGTTCGCCAAACACGACACCGTCGTGCTCGGCATCGCCGAGAACATGTCGACGTTCGCCTGCCCCGATTGTGGCGGCGAACACGATATCTTCGGCTCCGGCGGCGGCGAGGACTTCGCCGATGAACACGAACTCCCCTTCCTCGGCTCGATCCCGCTCGATCCGGCCGTCCGCGAGGGCGGCGACGGCGGGAAGCCAACGGTGCTCAAAGACGGCGACGGCACTAGCGACGCCCTGCGGACGATCACCGAGAACGTCGCCAACAATACTGGGATCGTCCACCGCCAGGCTATCTCCCAGAGCCGACGCAACGAGGCAGCCTCGCCCGATCGATGA